In the Podospora bellae-mahoneyi strain CBS 112042 chromosome 4, whole genome shotgun sequence genome, one interval contains:
- a CDS encoding hypothetical protein (COG:I; EggNog:ENOG503P54E): MSPRSNQSSQFQSTNSSLSNSRFPFSTLLYLTSFHQPSSNNFPFKTKTMTRAQQTISLALLVTSLYLSLYLGLIPLPAVVQDEIIPVLPFWSLVTFGAWLLFRLGWGMLTFKDTPEAYDELMEEIKLAKADLRVRGVDVD, encoded by the exons ATGTCTCCCCGTTCCAATCAATCCTCCCAATTCCAATCAACTAACAGTTCCCTCTCTAATTCCAGATTTCCATTTTCTACCCTCCTTTATCTTACGAGTTTCCACCAACCATCAAGCAACAACTTTCCTTTCAAAACGAAAACAATGACGCGCGCCCAGCAgaccatctccctcgccttgtTGGTGACTTCG CTCTACCTCTCCCTCTACTTGGGCTTGATCCCCTTACCAGCTGTTGTTCAGGACGAGATTATCCCTGTG CTCCCCTTCTGGTCCCTCGTCACGTTTGGCGCCTGGCTGCTCTTCCGGCTGGGATGGGGCATGCTCACCTTCAAGGACACGCCCGAGGCGTACGACgagttgatggaggagattaagctggccaaggcggatttgagggttaggggggtggatgttgatTAA
- a CDS encoding hypothetical protein (EggNog:ENOG503NYSM; COG:S), producing MEEPRQTKPTGIPRLSKIPVSGQTTSTSKLPVPRSNSVRTSPSRESLKPSTTTGQLRNPKLRTAASRDQLATAASSPVPVRSVSSPHTRTSLSHTSGNARNAANKANPGFTPQPMRLLKPGGQPANQSTRSTSTSRAPKRQPSQQWISAATVDEPLIEEPEHTVTVEYVGNDVELESPPDSAKLRPSLSERTMETLSRLPSSPSVKGKAAASFFDVTGNGRQSPSRPGSRSSRPGSSHQSEGSNGHSRGSRPGSRVGLDSPVTSTFGSRIATYQTTVSTVENIPLRGRRSIQSFQLHSVKTPSKGVRTSVYEIKSPSTISFPRTRTPSPEKQAPDVAVSRFGAKTVATGLRKRQSVNGLMKKPSTPALRKQPPTETTRKASPASQMSSATSNEGTHPSGGSVVSGSTALTADSGDSTPGQAYRKASSALREQIAKAKAAKRAAASQQAFSELGSSLPEEPPLVPTDNSFDFGLHHDPFHQHRDDKSQEKVLRSRLETARTSGRLNIAAMGLRKIPADVLNMYNLELVGQSGGAWAESVDLTRFVAADNELEMIAESVFPDVDPQEFADDEDSQGNIFLGLETLDLHGNMLISLPMGLRRLSLLTSLNLSVNRLANNSLKVISQITSLRDLKLGGNLLYGPLEPCFSDLKYLEILDLHGNNIASLPTNFGSLSRLRILNIGENGFETLPFETLAALPLTELIARKNQLRGTLVEEPVQSLPTLQILDVSSNQLAHICSTGRSIAMPALHQLCVSMNRLQSLPDIGNWAALHTIAADENSINAIPEGFTKLSQLRSVDFSSNDIRVIPAEIGQMESLAMLRLSGNPLREKKFSTMSTEEMKEILAQRLEPPADFETQPEPQLEPQPESHVEAQPEPPAEGQPELQPEPQIEPQPELQAAPRVEPQAQPAQTDGAEETPVPQVTGPVASHDDADDSRSDMDDFATPPTSAPTSPARSRSQTITRQMWPVKPGGVLDRSNTESSSLHPLISSKVAASNQVKEIQLHHNLFTCLPESLTFFAETMTALSLAHNQLVRESYLGGASGNEKIELPALKELNLSHNHITGLGPLVAHLMAPNLEKVDVSFNRISCLPPGTTLRDAFPELVVLHISNNHLVELEPESIRGMRVVDASNNDIAHLNPRIGLLGGVLERLEVSGNRFRVPKWSVLERGTEATLRWLRGRVPVAEMGEAARGEGAGEEVD from the exons ATGGAGGAGCCACGACAGACCAAGCCGACCGGCATTCCTAGGCTCTCCAAAATACCTGTTTCTGGCCAAACAACATCCACATCCAAGCTTCCTGTACCGCGATCTAATTCTGTACGAACATCGCCCTCGCGGGAATCCCTGAAACCCAGTACCACCACCGGACAACTACGCAATCCAAAGCTCAGGACCGCCGCCTCTCGCGATCAATTGGCGACGGCAGCCAGCTCACCTGTTCCGGTTCGCTCCGTATCATCACCCCATACCAGGACATCGCTTTCCCACACGTCTGGAAATGCTAGGAATGCCGCGAACAAGGCCAACCCAGGCTTCACCCCCCAGCCCATGAGGCTGCTGAAACCAGGAGGACAGCCCGCGAACCAGTCCACACGCTCGACCTCAACTTCCCGTGCCCCGAAACGTCAGCCTTCTCAGCAGTGGATTTCTGCCGCTACGGTCGACGAGCCGCTGATCGAGGAACCCGAACATACTGTAACTGTGGAATATGTTGGAAATGATGTGGAGTTGGAGTCTCCCCCCGATTCAGCAAAGCTACGACCTTCGCTTTCCGAGAGAACCATGGAAACCTTGTCTCGTCtaccctcctcgccctcggtcAAAGGAAAAGCTGCGGCATCCTTCTTCGATGTCACTGGTAACGGCAGACAGTCGCCGTCACGACCTGGGAGTCGGTCCTCTCGGCCCGGATCGAGTCACCAGTCTGAGGGTTCAAATGGCCATTCACGCGGCAGCAGACCAGGCTCTCGCGTGGGCTTGGATTCTCCGGTAACATCAACCTTCGGATCACGAATTGCCACCTATCAGACGACCGTCTCCACTGTTGAGAACATACCCCTACGTGGCAGGAGAAGCATTCAATCATTCCAGCTACACTCTGTCAAGACACCATCAAAGGGTGTCCGGACTTCGGTTTATGAAATAAAGTCCCCATCCACCATTTCCTTCCCTCGCACTCGCACGCCCAGCCCTGAGAAGCAGGCCCCGGATGTTGCAGTATCACGGTTTGGCGCAAAGACCGTGGCTACTGGTTTGAGGAAACGGCAATCAGTGAATGGGCTGATGAAGAAACCGTCCACACCTGCACTCCGCAAACAGCCGCCAACTGAGACAACTAGAAAAGCCTCTCCAGCATCGCAAATGTCTTCGGCCACTTCAAACGAGGGGACGCACCCGTCTGGCGGCTCGGTTGTATCAGGAAGCACTGCACTCACAGCAGATTCTGGAGATTCCACCCCCGGACAAGCATACCGCAAAGCTTCGTCCGCTCTGCGTGAGCAAATCGCcaaggcaaaggcggcgaAGCGAGCTGCTGCTTCACAGCAAGCATTTTCTGAGCTTGGAAGTAGTCTACCTGAGGAGCCTCCTCTGGTGCCGACTGACAACAGCTTTGACTTTGGCTTACACCATGACCCCTTCCATCAGCACCGTGATGATAAATCGCAGGAAAAGGTGCTGCGAAGCCGGCTGGAGACAGCGAGGACCAGTGGTCGGCTCAACATTGCCGCCATGGGTCTTCGAAAAATCCCAGCTGACGTTCTCAACATGTACAATCTTGAGTTGGTTGGACAATCTGGCGGTGCCTGGGCCGAGAGTGTTGATCTCACCaggtttgttgctgctgacaACGAGCTGGAGATGATTGCCGAATCTGTGTTCCCAGATGTCGACCCCCAGGAATttgcggatgatgaggatagCCAAGGAAATATCTTTTTGGGACTGGAGACACTGGACTTGCATGGAAACATGCTCATTTCCTTGCCGATGGGGTTGAGACGCCTATCATTGCTCACTTCGCTCAATCTG TCTGTCAACCGACTGGCGAACAACTCGCTCAAGGTTATATCTCAGATCACCTCTCTGCGCGACCTGAAACTCGGTGGCAACCTTTTGTACGGGCCACTTGAACCTTGCTTCTCCGACTTGAAGTACCTTGAAATTTTGGATCTTCATGGCAACAACATTGCATCATTGCCTACCAACTTTGGCAGCCTTTCTCGTCTTAGGATTCTCAACATTGGCGAGAACGGGTTCGAGACTCTGCCTTTCGAGACGCTTGCGGCCTTGCCCCTGACAGAGCTAATTGCACGCAAGAACCAGCTGCGCGGCACACTCGTGGAAGAGCCGGTGCAATCGCTTCCAACCCTCCAGATATTGGATGTTTCCTCCAACCAACTGGCGCATATTTGCTCGACGGGTCGCTCGATTGCCATGCCTGCTTTACACCAGCTGTGTGTTTCGATGAATCGCCTACAGTCGCTTCCCGACATTGGGAACTGGGCCGCTTTGCATACCATTGCGGCTGACGAGAACAGCATCAATGCTATCCCTGAAGGATTCACCAAGCTGTCTCAGCTTCGCTCTGTTGACTTTTCTAGCAATGACATTCGGGTCATCCCTGCCGAGATTGGCCAAATGGAGAGTCTTGCCATGCTTCGGCTGAGTGGTAACCCTTTGCGAGAGAAGAAGTTCAGTACCATGAGCAccgaggagatgaaggagataCTTGCTCAGAGACTCGAGCCACCCGCAGATTTTGAGACGCAGCCCGAACCTCAGCTTGAACCACAGCCCGAATCCCACGTCGAAGCTCAACCTGAACCCCCAGCCGAGGGTCAACCTGAACTTCAGCCTGAACCTCAAATCGAACCTCAACCTGAACTCCAAGCCGCACCTCGGGTTGAACCCCAAGCCCAGCCAGCTCAAACTGATGGTGCAGAAGAGACGCCTGTCCCCCAGGTGACGGGGCCTGTTGCCTCCCACGACGACGCTGACGACAGTCGCTCCGATATGGACGATTTTGCGACCCCGCCAACGTCCGCGCCGACGTCTCCTGCTCGATCACGATCTCAAACCATCACCAGACAAATGTGGCCCGTTAAGCCCGGCGGCGTTTTGGACCGGTCCAACACCGAGTCATCCTCTCTGCACCCCCTCATCAGCTCCAAGGTTGCGGCCAGCAACCAAGTCAAGGAAATCCAgctccaccacaacctgtTTACCTGCCTCCCGGAATCCCTGACCTTTTTTGCCGAGACGATGACTGCGCTGTCGCTGGCTCACAACCAGCTGGTCCGGGAATCCTACCTGGGCGGCGCCAGCGGCAACGAAAAGATTGAGCTCCCAGCTCTGAAGGAACTCAACCTCTCGCACAACCACATTACCGGTTTGGGCCCACTGGTGGCCCATCTGATGGCGCCGAATCTGGAAAAGGTCGATGTGAGCTTCAACCGGATCTCGTGTCTGCCGCCGGGGACGACGCTGAGGGATGCGTTTCCCgagttggtggtgctgcACATTTCGAATAATCACCTGGTGGAGCTGGAGCCGGAGTCGATTagggggatgagggttgTGGATGCTAGTAATAATGATATTGCGCATTTGAATCCGAGGAttgggttgctggggggtgtgctggagaggttggaggtgagcGGGAATCGGTTTAGGGTGCCGAAGTGGAGTgtgctggagagggggaCGGAGGCTACGctgcggtggttgagggggcgGGTGCCGGTTgcggagatgggggaggcggctaggggggagggggcgggggaggaggttgattgA
- a CDS encoding hypothetical protein (EggNog:ENOG503P4SB) yields METSAPKRRRTSPRTAVQIQPESQVSPNAPLSAETPDSTGGLTRALRKQLDLRSAKRDAASAEERGQNTGANVGEEDKGLRSPARRPKAKSALPRPVPRPLPPPAPEEAAEAINPFARRGLRRSPPLGVLPEVVVPEPELPPTPERPDPVVSTPPSGIHNTPSRRPKRSKALAERIKSSSPLKQPPLRPAEPGQLDDPTQQPPPSPGKKGQQSSPPAPPEPTTAELRGLRPIDPDADKKNLLNSLHAELASLEKDLSLTTAENERLRQSRLAKKEASPPPNPEEILSLLRRHALPPEKEPLPTPADDWLASALNPISFLPFSKPLSSSPPEQAPDNLDKPIISHHPLPMSAAESLPFLRAFTPLSFTSQIFPLPWEEEGKPLVQQHFITVASAKPCRGLFTARIEMSVNTKTLGVTGIAVPRMDPAGAEGELGPFVRRIVDGLGDGGVASSGLGNNISVLTWAMGEWVRVGVERAKVWRILEREVGDKRRLGGMVRKLRERKKRNRVRKMGGEEEEEEGEGEEEEERYDTGELLPYMGKTCLDLEVPVLNGKGEGEGEVSGLRVMWKIEFDWTGEARSDIGVLVGMPGKWRKHDERGQLSGIPRLFDELVQGGEDPLIAVRTVVSLLAGEQTS; encoded by the exons ATGGAAACTTCAGCGCCCAAGAGAAGGAGAACCTCACCTCGAACCGCTGTTCAGATACAGCCCGAGTCGCAAGTATCACCAAATGCGCCTCTGTCCGCCGAGACCCCCGATAGCACCGGGGGCTTAACACGAGCGCTTAGAAAGCAGCTCGATCTACGGTCCGCGAAACGGGATGCGGCATCAGCAGAGGAGAGGGGTCAGAACACCGGAGCCAACGTaggcgaggaggataagGGCCTCCGTTCACCAGCAAGACGACCGAAAGCGAAAAGCGCACTTCCAAGACCCGTACCACgaccactcccacccccggcacccgaggaggctgccgaagCAATCAACCCCTTTGCTCGCCGAGGTCTCCGGCGATCACCACCCCTCGGCGTGCTCCCCGAGGTTGTAGTTCCCGAACCAGAGCTCCCGCCAACCCCCGAACGACCCGATCCCGTAGTCAGCACGCCTCCATCAGGCATACACAACACCCCGTCTAGAAGACCAAAACGAAGCAAAGCCCTAGCGGAGAGAATCAAGAGctcatcccccctcaaacagCCCCCCCTTCGACCAGCAGAACCAGGCCAGCTCGACGATCCCACCCAACAaccgcccccatcccccggCAAAAAGGGCCAGCAAAGctcccctccagcaccccctGAGCCCACAACCGCCGAACTACGAGGCCTAAGACCCATCGACCCCGACGCAGACAAGAagaacctcctcaactccctccaCGCAGAACTCGCCTCCCTAGAAAAggacctctccctcaccacagcaGAAAACGAGCGCCTAAGACAAAGTCGTCTTGCCAAAAAGGAagcctccccaccaccaaacccagaagaaatcctctccctcctccggcggcacgccctccccccagagaaagaacccctccccaccccagcAGACGACTGGCTCGCCTCGGCGCTCAACCctatctccttcctcccgtTCAGCAAgcctctttcttcttctcctcccgaACAGGCACCGGATAACCTGGACAAACCGATCAtatcccaccaccctctccccatgTCAGCAGCTGAATCCCTCCCTTTTCTCCGGGCGTTCACACCATTAAGTTTTACGTCTCAAATATTCCCTTTGCcgtgggaagaagaagggaagcCGCTGGTGCAGCAGCATTTTATCACTGTTGCTTCGGCTAAGCCTTGTAGGGGGTTGTTCACTGCGAGGATTGAGATGAGTGTTAATACCAAGACTTTGGGGGTGACGGGGATTGCGGTGCCGAGGATGGATCCGGCTGGGGCcgagggggagttggggcCGTTTGTGAGGAGGATTGTTGACGGGCtgggggatggcggggtggCGAGTAGTGGGTTGGGGAACAATATTAGTGTGTTGACTTGGGCGAtgggggagtgggtgagggtgggggtggagagggccaAGGTTTGGAGGATTTTGGAgcgggaggtgggggataagaggcggttgggggggatggtgaggaagttgagggagaggaagaagaggaataGGGTAAGGAAGAtggggggcgaggaggaggaggaggagggggagggggaggaggaagaggagaggtaTGATACTGGGGAGCTGCTTCCGTATATGGGGAAGACGTGCTTGGATCTTGAGGTTCCGGTGTTgaatggaaagggggagggggagggggaggtgtcggggttgagggtgatgtGGAAGATTGAGTTCGACTGGacgggggaggcgaggagtgatattggggttttggtggggATGCCGGGGAAGT GGCGTAAACATGACGAAAGGGGGCAATTGTCTGGGATACCGAGGCTGTTTGACGAGCTTGTACAGGGAGGTGAAGATCCTCTTATCGCTGTACGGACGGTGGTGTCTCTGCTTGCTGGGGAGCAGACATCATGA